The Rhopalosiphum maidis isolate BTI-1 chromosome 2, ASM367621v3, whole genome shotgun sequence genome segment atataaaatagtatgatgGTCTGTACGTTTAGTAGATAATAGCAGATTTATGAATTGGGATTgtgaaatgtacaatatttcaaaacttatCATTTCAAtcaaacatttgaaattatctattatctgTAATcatcaatgataatttaacatGTGGTGGCGGTAAAGTTGAAAAAGTATATGAGTGGCCTGAAAATCAGAAACGTTCTACTCGTTCGGCCGGTAAGAATGACAGAGCCATTCCGCCCCTGCCATAGTCGATCATCACGTCGAGTCGTCGGACTAAGCGGGTGACGGGTTTCAGACCCACGTCGCGAGCGGCAAAAGGGTCGGATACCTAAACATAGATCCTATGCAGTTTATATAGGTTTCGTGCGCAGCATTTCTTTGCGGCCCAGACGCACATGgtacatagaatatatatatatatatatatattataataggtatacacttTTGTAAAACGGCCCGTCGTTGCGATAGGTACCTTTATACACAGATCAGCTGTATAAGTGCGACGCGTCCGTCCCACGCGTGATGTatagcaatatataataatattatcataaaatacggCGACGGGATCGATCGGAATCTTCGGCTTACGCGTCAAGACCACaatcgttatatttatttatgttacagCAGTGATGGAGACGTGCGGCGAAAACGTACCCTTAATGACGAGACGTGTCATCGTGCGCTGCATACGACGATCGTAAATGGCacactatataatacgtacgtatatatatattatggttttacgAGTGCGTGCGATCActgcgatataatatatatatatataacaatgatGTGTGGGCGAGGCTAAatcgtacctattataatataaacgccgCCATACGACTAtcgatcaaaaaaaaaaaaaaaaaaaaaactctaaaaCGGACCAAAATCTCGGCGTTAAAAcgtttacctataatataatatgtgtatcgATCGATCGATTGGTGTGTGCACAGTGATAAATCGGTAGGAGCGACAGCTGCATCGCGTGTAGGGGGATCTATCACGAGTGCGCCTATACCGCacgacttttataataataatacggcaTTGCGGTTATAGGTGCTGCTCGCAAACCGCATCACACGCGTCACCGAAATGACAAAATGCATACATCGATTGAGAATGATTATGCGTGTACTCGATAGGCGTTGGTAAAATCCGTAAATTCATATATTCTGCATCTTTAATGTCGACGAGATATTCGTAATATGATTATCCTATGCCGCGATAGTCTACAAggtcaaaataataaccaatatattgtattgtcatctctctctctatatacTCTCCTGAAAAATATGTGTTGTTTGCATGGGCGCAATGATAGTTTTGTTTGGGTGGTCGCGAAATCGAGTTATCCGTGTTATACATCACAATCTGTAAGTCTTATATACACAATCGCCACCTTTATAacactatacatacataatatgcgtTACGATCCCCCTGCAATACGCGTATAATAGGTCAGATACTCAGGTTAgagtattatactaataaataataaaagtgcaTATATGAGCAGACTAAGGATGtggttgtttgataaaaatggTAGGAGTTACAAACGGTCATTGCGGATGACACTAATATGCAATAGCTTGTAAATTGGCGGGAGGAGGAGGTTAACATCTAGAGACTATATTGTAGAATCATTACATATATAGTTAACCGttttataaaaccatatagttttattattattaagtattaaaagaagtatagtaagtataataatatggtgttGTTACTTTAGTGCTCAAtccttattattaacaaaaatagacAAATTATCGTGTGAACGAATTTTTATAAGGAAAAAACTCATTTATATCCGttgaatcttataatattcactttaaatatatacataggacGATAAcggtgaatttaaataaaaatataacataataattgtattaaaataaaaaaaaaaaaccaattggTAAAAGCGGAAGAGGGCTTAGGTATGCGACAACCCTAAAGTACATCAATGGGACATCAACATCATTTCTGCTGTTGCTTCTACTTCAGTTGCAATAGTTTGGACAAAACCTTCCGACCGAATTCGAGACcaataatacagtattatcACGATCAATTGATCAACAATGATCGTGCATCGTCATTGTTGGTCCGCGCTACTAGCAAGTCGTTTACATCgtattacaatgtatataatttactgtattattatcgtactTACTTCGCGTATCTATGCACAACTCGTACGTAATACGTaccgatgtatatatatatatatatatgtgacgTATCGTATTTAACCaaataaccataaatataagctacaattatttttttaagaccaTAAAGGGAACGAACGTGCTTCGATCGAATGACATCGatgagtgtattattatatatacatgttatatagtCTTAGGTATGAATgcaatacacatataaatatataaaatatataagcaaaacttttgataaaaaattcttttggtttttctgttttcaaatttttatttcaaatcgtttttatatcccatttttttttatacaacacatataaatttaataaataaaaaaaacatcaacagataatgtttttttgacTTAATTccacaattgttttttttttaaatttattttttattaaaaacataatattatatatacgaacaaacaaaaattacacGTTCcaaaagtgtattttattattttctctatATATTTCgtgaatgataatatattcatcTAACTACACAGTTTTATTTACACATCTATTTTCGTATTTACAAAAAAGATCTTGTAccttaatttactttttttgttatcggctaaatgtatacatgtatgcgtgtattttatattacgaatattattttcccGTCTTTTCTTtgcttttctttttaaaaataaataataaaaataattataataataatattaatataatacatatataaatatatattataaatcaatcatattatgttcaaattaaagactaattgagtgttttttaaaagaaaaaaagtttttttactaggtataacaaatttgaaatatataaacactttagggtgtattataaatatatatatataatgtatatatatatatattatattttagaaatatgcgattattaaaactaaaaataaatcgttaaaaataacaaaaaaaaaaataataataataaattataatcaaaaaatgagATAAACAGCATATACACACACCTAcgacacaataatatacattattacattatgcgcgtacgtatataggtatatatatacttataataatagtaataataatattttttcgataaattcgttacaaaatacaaaagcGCGGCGGAAACACATCCGTataaatatagtgtataatataatatatatatagtttgtaataggtatcattatattatacatattggtGAAACACTGTGTACCtaacatatacaaatatatttggtCGTTTCGCTCAAATTTGTGTCTGcgtatacacgtataatatcatattataattattattgtaacactctattatacattattgtattataccttGCTACAgcacatatacatacacacacgttttattttttatatatattatgtgtaatgtaatagaaatttattttcagagtttaaatttattattattgtttataaaggtAGGTATGATAGACGGTATGGTGGCGGCGGCTGGTTGATTTATTCCGATAAtatgctatttttataatctctttatatatatacttggaccgataatatatttagaggGTGatcgtaaaaatatgaacaagaAAAGAAGAATAAGTATAGGAAAAAAGCGTCGTATACGCACTtgcacacatatatacacgaAATATATGTCGGCGGGTATGATGTACACGTATTcatgtacacatatatatattatattatatactctgaCGGTCgggttaggtatatatatattattacaatattttcggggtaattttattattaccttttttggtttttttttcatccgtCACATAAATCACGAATAAAAAGAAGTGAGCGAGAGAGCGAGAAGACGCGcgggagaaaaaaaatatggacaAAAATTATGAATCGTTCGAAACGAACcggtttttgtatattattataggtatatatatcgtatagctagacgtatataataataatattataatataatattttatttatatttcgtatAATGTGCGTGTGGTGTGCAGGTACATTGTCGTGGTGCGAGACGCGCCGGCTGCAGATGgaccgaaaaaatattttacaagtacACAAGCTACCCCATTACATACCTACCTTTGGGAGACCCTATgccatataagtatatttattatgctcacgtgtatattataatataatagaagtaTACGCGACGAACAAGTGTTTTGTGCTGGAAAACTTTGCACTGCAGTCTGCGAGGAACGTAGAAAAAACGACGAAATAAACCCAATTTATCTATGAAACAGCaccaaaatatagtttaaaggtttttatttttaaattttagtttcgtGTTTATcgttaatcattaattttataagtatacacgCGTTGAGATCGGTTATTAATCAGTGCGGTTGGGGCGTCGTGGCCATAGTATCTCGCGCGGTTGGAGGATGCCTAGGATATTGCGCGATAGACTTTTGGAAAATCGAGAAAAACGTTATATCATTAAGGTTTCGGAATAATCATCAACTCTGACCGCGGTTCGGGTTTCGGGTGTATATTCAAGTAGCATCACTCAGTGTGCGCTcgcgtattaataaataaaacagaaatacatattatatatatagctataacaATACCTGGAACGCATATGTGAgtgtttatgtgtgtgtgtgtgtgtgtgtacatggCTGCGAAGTCATACTTGTCCGGGGGAGATAATTAagacagaaaataaaacaaatctaaAGAATTATCGATTTATATCACAGTGCGATAGAAGAGTCGATTGATGGCTCGTCCGTCCTTTACTTGCCGCGATGGCTTGTCGTGTACTCGCTGCGGTGACTTGTCGTATACTTGCCGCGGTAACTTCTCGTACACTTGCCGCGATGATGTCGTCCGCACACGATTTGCTGTTTTGTCGTAAAGCCTTCTCGCCGTCGTCTTGTATGAATAACATATATGTGCGGGGTAGTTATAGGTGCCGATCGATGGTCCTCggtatattatcatcatcatcatcatcatcgtcatcatcatcttcttcattatcattattgattattattatcatcgacaTCATTTTATCGTTATACCGTACgcgtaaataataacaattattatacacatatattatatatttaataacgattggaaaaattaataataataataattataataatgtttacggaaaatatattttcatatatatcatataaagttGTTATGCGCTTCGGCCGTCGTAAGCCGCGATTTGTGCAGTTTACGGCGAGCACtactcttatatattataatacagaaaaatcgtatatatttaatcatcaaTATATACGATCCGCTTttgtaagtttatatttatattttatttatatatatttatgtatagtcgaattggtaatataataaatgtcatCGCGGTGCAACGCACAGGCAACGCAACGCGGCGTCCCGCACGTGATGCTGCGACGCGATGTAcacgtatgtatatttatttaaatcgccCTCAGCGAGACGTTGTTCGAAACAGTAAACAACAGTACTCTACTACGTGCATTCCTGGTGCTGCTGCTGATGTTGCTGCATCTTAGCCAGGTGCCGTGAGTACTCAACGTCCCACTGGGCGAAACGTTAATGAGCCGCAAGCGACTGATGGTTGCCGATCGGGGACAGCATCGGCGGACTGTGCGAGTGCGAGTGCGGTCCCATCGGCGAGCCGTGCATCACGTGGTCCTGGTGATGGTAGGCCTGGTGCAGGCCACCGTGTCCCATCGGGCCACCGCCTCCGCCGCCCAGGCCACCGTCCATCATGCTGCCGTCTTGCGGGCCACCCATGGTGTTCGGCGGCGTCATGCGCTTTTCCTTCTGCCGCCGGTTGCAGAACCACACGCGCACCACCTCCTTCTCGAGCTGTAGCGAGTCCGCCAGCGACGTGATCTCTTGCGCGGACGGCTTGGGCTGCTTGTGGAAGTGCTGCTCCAGCGCGCCCTTGACGGACACCTCAATGCTGGTGCGCTTCTTGCGCTTGCGGCCCTGCGCCGCGATCTTGTCGATACTGGTCGGCGAGCCCGTCGTCGAGTCGGCCTCCTCCAGCCACTTTTGCAGTAGCGGCTTGAGCTTGCACATGTTCTTGAACGACAGCTGCAACGCCTCGAACCGGCATATGGTGGTCTGCGAGAACACGTTTCCGTAGAGCGTGCCCAGCGCCAGACCCACGTCCGCTTGCGTGAAGCCCAGCTTGATCCGGCGCTGCTTGAACTGTTTGGCGAACGCCTCGAGGTCGTCGGACGTTGGCGCGTCTTCCTCGCCGCCGGGGGACTGCGGGTCGTGTTGTTGCGGGTACGACGGGCTGTGTCCGTGCATCTGGACGGCCGGGTGCGTGTGGCCCAGCATACCGTTCATCACGTGATACGCGCCGTGGTGGCCGAGCTGCGGCGACCCGGACCCACTGCCGTTGTAGTGGCCGGCTGAAACGACGGGCGGCGGCGGTCCCGTGTGCCAGGTCTGCGCGCCTCCGCCGcctccgccgccgccaccgccgccgccgccgccgccgccggtcACGGCTCGCATGTCTGGCGGCGGTTTGATGTCCAGTCCCTGGTGCGGGTGGTGCGGATGGTGCGGATGGTGTTGGTGCATGCTCATGGACGCGGCCCACGGGTCCACCCAACTGGCCGCGGCCGACAGCGACACCGGCGACGGGGACGTAGGAACTTGATGGTGATGGTGGTGATGATGGTGATGCTGCCCGGGCGGCATGTATTTCAGCTCGCCGGCCGGGTGGTCTTGACCGTTGCCGCCACGGGGCGACGGCGACGGCTGCTGGTACGGGCCGCCGGGCTGGTTGACCACCGACATGCCTCCCATGCCGTCTAGGTCACCGGAGCCGGGGCCACCGccgccaccaccgccgccaccgctGCCCACGGGCAGGTACGTGGTGGCCATCACCCGCGCTTTCCAATCACATTCAACCGACGCGCCCCGAACACTGCGCGGGTAAATCGTTAGGTCCGTAATTGCGAACGATTTTCGTGCACCGGTCtatggagaaaaaaaaatattcactgttGCACCGCACGCGAGTGCGGTGGGTACGCGCGGCGCGCGCGCACTTTTTCCGCGCGACAACGACGTTCTCGGCGAcgtgcgatttttttttttttttttttataataacaatgattattgttttttatcgcTCGGTTTTCACCGCGAGACCAGGACGAGGAAAATCCTTATCGCGACGCGTCGCGCTGTCTCGGTAACTCACGAGCAGAGAAAAACGCAAAAAGCGGAATAACGttaaaacgaattaaaaaaaaaaaaaaaataattataataataataaataaaaacgacgGTAAACGGACGATTAAATCACGATCGTATATTGTACATGCTTTGCAAACGAATAAATATCGTACCAAACGACGCGTCGTATCATAGGTGTACGGTGGTAATGTTTGGTGACGGTCGCAGCGTTctgagagaaaaaaaaatcacacaagtcacacacacgcgcgtgaACCGTTCACATAGCGACCGGCGCGCAGTACGTATACGGACTGATCGGCGGCGAAGGTCCGCAGAGAGCGGCTGCCGCCGGCGCGCGCGAGGTAGCGTTCCGGCGGCACGGTCGTCGGTCGGTGGTGGGGATGGGGGGCGCGAGCGAGAGACCACGACCGGCGGGAGCGAGACCCGTCGCGCGGCGGGTGCCGCGGTACGCGCTCCACGGCGTTTCCCCCGCCGTCGTTTGTGCGTGCACGCCCAGGCCGTGCCGGTTGGGCCCGAGCGCGCCACGACGCCCCACCCATCCGGGGACGGGCCCGGGTCAGCTGACGGCGGGGCGCCCCGGCGGCACACGCAGTAGCCACGGCAACGGCATGTACTCTCTCTCGCACGGCCGTTCGTGTGCGTTCGTGCGCGCGCGTTACCGATTGTCGTGCCGCGTCGGtgggccgccgccgccgccgagaGACCGCGCCATCGTCGGTCGTCGTCCGTCGCTGTCGTCGTCTCGCCGCCGCGCGCGCCGACGTAAATGGATACATTATCGCGACATTATCGTGCCGAACACCTACGGCCCCCGCCCGCACTGTCGACCGACGCGTCTTCGCCCGAAAACAATCCACTCGCCAAATTGATTTCCAAAGGCCCTTTGCCCTACGATTTGTACACCCGCCCGCAATTCATCGCGATGGCACCCGTACGTGTTTACGTTAATctataataccataaatatacgtatattactaGCCTATACGATGGTATATTGGTATGCACCTAATAACCgatataatatgcactttaTGTTACCGCatagttatatgtatgtaccaCGATTGCTGCAGATGTGTCTACTCGCTGCAGTGCGCGCATCATTATCATACACATCAGGTGCAAGCCGTTGATGCACGGCGAGTCGCCGTTTTACTGCAggttgtacatatatatatacgtgctgtacctgtatattatatcgatgtGGGTGCATCGAGTTCTGCTGCAAGCTGCCCCGTTCAAACACCCTTCGACTtcaattcttttttattattacacttaaactgtaatgatatttttttcgccctaaacctatatatatatatataatatacattgtatatagatGCTTTGGAGTATGCTGTTGGATATAATTGATTTCagaagttataatatgtataatactcgtataacGTATCggaattagttataatatatatatatatgttctgtttttcagatattttaatacttataggtattttttttgctGCGCGAGAACACCGACTTcgattttttgtataacaatcgtattattttttacaatgaagATGATATCCTgcaatatatacactatatatgatatacctactatgattatcatttaaataatgtttgccgctattagtttattatcataatatatactgtatatgcgTGACAATCATAAAGTTCGcgcaatattactataaatttaaaaaaagtcggACGGAATTTgtgtaactatttatatataaggtaTATACCTAAAGCCATAAGTAcacttatattgtatatcggACAATAATGAATCGTAACACCGatagaatttatttacatgtacttttattgtttattatacatataacatccGGAACCTTAATTGATGTGTGTTAGTGatatattgtgtacctatatatatatataacataaatataatacaacactTGCACTGCAcactattatgttattgtttataatatatagttataggtaGGTAGCCCGTTTTGTACGGGTTTAGATACTTAGGTATACAAAAAGTCAAtgctatataggtattaatgagttaaaataaaaaaataaaatttagttattattaatcaccGTTTAGTAGCTGCAGTAATAGTTATAGGTATAAgtactatttactataaaattaatatcacccgttattattttttggaaatatatattaaatattgtggtCTGTGATGGTGCTAATAATTCGTTGttagaattttgaaattttgaaagttTTATTGTAATGATGCTTGTTCAAATATGTTTCATAAAGGTATATGTGCTATTTTTCTCactgattaaaatatcaaattctattcatttatttttgattacatttttaaaattttattttagttgattttttaatccatggatttataaaaacttataaaaaaaaactttaaaaggttacctttttatttaacttagtaacgagttaaataaatttgttaacttACCAAGTAGGTATAACCTTGTAAAAAATTCATGAAAGAAAGCGCTGCAGATCTTCATCATCATcttgatactataatatattaaaatatagaaaaaatggcgaatatattatttattattattattttttgtacattctatacattatatacatataaattatatatattattatatacgaaataACAGAGAGAAATATGGAgagtatatatgtatggataagttatatttaatttgtgtattgcatattatataatataaatgtattatgcatataaatatttcgtgttattcattttaaattataggaaCAAAAGTTTAATACAACTTTTCCAAAAACTTATGTTTTCCTATACGAAAAAgctcaatttataatttattgcgaCAAAAGAATTATtctgtatacagtatacaccttttataaaagaatttcCACGGTTTACCtgtgtatgatataaaataatgttaaagaaaaatagaaaaaaatcgaaatcgGTATGCAGAATAAtacacgtattatttattatgttagatGTTTGCAACGCTGTTGGCGCGGAGAGGAGAATacgaaaatcaatatatttaccgTGGAttcatctataataatatgaaggtAGGtaggtttatattaataaaaaaaaaaaaaacagagatATAATATCACGTCGCGGTGGTGTGCCCGTATATTTAGTTACCGCTgtgcaatatgtatatttatactatacataaccAAAAGCGGACTTGATACTGCGTAAAATAGCCAGTACATACTCGTATGAAGAATATGCCTAACGCGTGCGCCGATTGCcgctattataaagtattgaattttgtacatttttctcCCAAAGGTATCTATATATGTTTAGGtaactcgtattatatatctCCTGAAAAGGctgaaatattaataggtacatcGATTCACTCACTGGgtagtagatatatatatatatatatatatacaagcgtggtattatataataatattatccccTTCATCTCGtggtaatatttattgcaatttgCAACATTTCTCATAAAATAGtgttacgtatatattattactatataatgtattatattatatatataaatataggaatatttacatatacggCGGTGTTGAGAGCATTTCGATGAAACTGATTTTGACATTGAAACTGCATgtgataacaatttaaaggcatattataatatataattgtacaaaaaaaattggctaATTTATGAAAcagattataaattgttatagtatacacacacatatatatatatatatgtgtatattaatcgatacgaataaatacatacatataaataaataatgaagaaaTCATGATAGACTTCattaaatcgatattttatacacttcACTCTTGGTATGTACGTAAGTAATAGGatatggtatttatttaaatatatccataatatataatattgttttttttatatttttgtaagtagGAAAATTCACGGtgtcttaaaaaattactcgttttacttcatattatatattagcacATCGatagttgaattattattagtcgCAGATAGGTATAGTACTTGTTAGGTGCTGTTGAAAATCCGTTAACCGGAAACAGATGAAAATAGAAGAtggtattactatttataatacgatttCGAGTGACGGAAATTTACCGGACGAGACAATACGATGACAAATCGAACGTGCCTCTGAATTATTCTCGGCGAGCGTCTCTGCATACGCGCAACGCTATCTGTGAGAGTACGTCGCGTAACTTGGCCGCGATCGACGTGTGCGATCTGAGTGCGCCACTT includes the following:
- the LOC113552093 gene encoding POU domain protein CF1A, translating into MATTYLPVGSGGGGGGGGGPGSGDLDGMGGMSVVNQPGGPYQQPSPSPRGGNGQDHPAGELKYMPPGQHHHHHHHHHQVPTSPSPVSLSAAASWVDPWAASMSMHQHHPHHPHHPHQGLDIKPPPDMRAVTGGGGGGGGGGGGGGGGAQTWHTGPPPPVVSAGHYNGSGSGSPQLGHHGAYHVMNGMLGHTHPAVQMHGHSPSYPQQHDPQSPGGEEDAPTSDDLEAFAKQFKQRRIKLGFTQADVGLALGTLYGNVFSQTTICRFEALQLSFKNMCKLKPLLQKWLEEADSTTGSPTSIDKIAAQGRKRKKRTSIEVSVKGALEQHFHKQPKPSAQEITSLADSLQLEKEVVRVWFCNRRQKEKRMTPPNTMGGPQDGSMMDGGLGGGGGGPMGHGGLHQAYHHQDHVMHGSPMGPHSHSHSPPMLSPIGNHQSLAAH